cagcattcatttccacaagtttgagttccaaatattctccccatctttcccctcccccccaccccaagactctgtgcattctgattaccccttcccccaatctgccttcccttctatcacacccctcctttccctaaTCCCCAtcatctgtcttttcttgtagggcaagataaatttctatacccctttacctgtgtttctcatttcccagttgcatgcaaaacaattctcaatttttgttcctaaaactttgagtttcaatttctttccctttctttctccccacccatctgcactgagaaggcaaacaattcattatatgtaaatatatatgcaatataatattatatatatatgcatatatatatatatacacaatgcacaatatacatgtgtatttatacaagacttccataatagtcatgttgtaaaagactgtatttccctccatcctatcctaccccccatttattctattctctcttctgaccttgtccctctccaaaagtgtttacttctaattactccctcctcccatttggcctgccttttatcatcccccccataccccacttattcccttctcccctactttcatgtAGTATAAAAtggattttcatatcaaattgaatgtgcgtgttattccttccttaagccaaatgtggtgAGAATAAGcttgactttttccctctcatttcccccctttccccattgaaaagctttttcttgcctcttttatgagagataatttgcccctttccatttctccctttctcctcccaatattttcttctctcactccttaattttattttattttttttagatatcatcccttcctattcaactcaccctgtaccttctctctctctatatgcatataatccctccaactactcaaatattgagagaagtttcaagagttataaatattgtctttccatgtaggaatgtaaacagttcagctttagtaagttccttatgatttctctttcctgtttaccttttcctgcttctcttgattcttgtgtttgaaagtcagattttctatttagctctggtctttttatcaagaatgcttgaaagtcctctatttcatcgaatgaccatttttttcccttgaagtattatactcagttttcctgggtaggcgattcttggttttaattctagtttctttgacttctggaatatcatgttacaaattctttgatcctttaaggtagaagctgccagatcctgtgttattcttattgtatttccacaatactcaaattatttctttctcactgcttacaatattttctccttgacctgggaactttgaaatttggctgaaatattcctaggagtttctctttttgggtctctttcaggacgtgatcagtgaattctttcaatatttattttgccctctgcttttaaaatatcagggcagttttccttgatcatttcatggaagatgatgtccaggctcttttttttgatcatggctttcaggtagtcccataatttttaagttgtctctcctggatctattttccagatcagttgtttttccaatgagatatttcacattatcttctatgttttcattcttttggttttgttttgtaatttcttggtttctcataaagtcattagcttccatctgctccattcttgtttttaaagagctattttcttcagtgagcttttgaaccttcttttctatttggctaattctgcttttaaaagcgttcttctcctcattgactttttggacctcattttccagttgagttaacctgtttttaaaggtgtcattttcttcagcattttcttggatttcttttagcaagctgttgattcacttttcaaactctttcatgacctgagcccatatcatatttattttggaggtactggatgcagaagccttgatttcctctgacagtatgcattgttcttcttcatctgaaaggatggcagaaaatacctgttcaccaagaaagtaaccttctgtagttttattcttttccccctttttgggcattttcccagccagttacttgagttttgagtcttttgtcaagagaaCAGTATGCTCTGaggacctgaaagttctcagatcctccaatgtggcacaatcaagggagaggagttcactcctcTCTTTGCCTGCACTCTGGCCtgagagcaaccaaaaacttttctgcccagaatctgtgagtagtcgAATTCCCTCTCCATAACAGCCTACCTCCTCGCCCCAGGGCCatgctcaggactgagattcagatcagctgctcaattcccccaggggctttaggtggagggcagggctgccatttagggctgagattcagatcaactgactgatttcccccagggcctttaggctAAGGGCTTCTCAGATGGATGCTACAGCTGCAGCCACCACTGCTAcagccaccactgctgctgctgcctggggtcAGGGCTAGGGATTGACCCTGCACCCTTCTTGCCCAGTTGgaaaagccctttcactgacttttgaagctttaTTTGGCATTTGTTGGTTGAAGGGTCTGGGAACCTCTGTTcctgctgaggattctgccccgaaggcctgttccagtcctattcctcctggtgccatgcaaccaaggctgggctgtgctctgctccacactctgtgagatagacctttcctgttggcgttccaggttacctttgactggaaatctctttcactgtgttgttttgtggcttctgctgctctagaatttgttgagagtcattttttacaggtattttatggactgtgggggaagcgctaaaatatatgtgtctttctactctgccatcttggctctgcctccaaaatttttaaacaactattttcttaagtgagcttttgaacctccttttccacttggctaattctgctttttaaagcattcttctcattggatttttggaccttttttgccatttctgttagtctatttttaaagatgttatttccttcagcagtGTTTTAGGTCTCCTTTTGGGAGGCTGTTGActctcttcatgattttcttacatcactcatttgtcttcccattttttctacacctctcttacttgattttcaaaatcctttttgagctcttgcatgtcctgagatcattgcatatttcttttttggaggttttggatgcagaaactttCACTTTTATGTCTTCTGCTGATGGTTTGTTCTtactcatttgaaaggatggaagaaaatacttgttcaccaagaaatacCCAAGACTATTCACCAAGAATAGtcttattttcctcccttttttgggcattttcccaacctgttacttgacttttgagtagtttgtcaagtggagggtatactttagagacctgtaagctctcagttcctccaaggtggcacaatcaagggtgaGGATTTCACTCTCTCGAAGCCTCCACTCTGTTCTGGGAGCTAccataagcttttctgcccaggatctgtgagtagaattccctctccagagcctccccCAGCTCCATcaggccagtgctcctcctcaccccaggactgccacttagGGCTGACttccagatcagccacttgattcccccagggcctttaggctgagggttcctAAAATGGATCCTGCTGCCTCAGTAACCCCAgctaccctggggctggggccagactgtgttcccttctcaccctggtgaaagagctttctcactgacctttgaagttgttttttgtgtttgtggattgagagaTCTGAGAAATGTAGCAGCagcccatgattctgtgccctgaagcctgcttcagttCCATGCTGCATGGCCAACACTGtgttgtgctctgctctgagcctggtacCATAAGACTTTcttgttggtcttccaggctgtcttggggtggaaatctctttcactctgtcgttttgtgtattctgctgctctagaatttgtttagagtcagttttcagttttttcaggtattttatgggctatacgAGGAGAGCTACATCAcgtccttccttcttctctgccatcttgctgAATGATTTCTTCAAAAGCCTTCCTGAAATATGTGTATAATTTCCTTAACAATGTCTTGGTGTACTATGTTAAGAATcctgtggaaaaaaaagaaaatgaaattcctttTGGTAAAAACTATTTTggtaaaaatatttcttcaactTTTAAGTGTTACTAAACCATTCCTTCAACAACAATTATAGAAATTTTTAATCCAACttaattttatgattattttgaaGGATACACCTTAGTACACTTCTGAAAGTTAGCACATTTGCCAGTCTCTTGCCcgctttcatttctcttgttCTCTATGatattggaaaaatcactgattGCAGGTCAGCAATCATGTCAACACATTCTTTCAACAACCTAGGATGTAGTTCATCTTGACTGTAGAATAGAACTCATTCAAAGTAGTagttattctcttttttatatctttatttgtCATTGGTTTTAATCTccttttaatcatttttcttgtacattttctacatattttgttagaaaaaagcaaaataagagttAACTAATTTCTTTAAAATCAGTTATCTACCCCAAACAATGGGTCTTTCATCTTCTTCTCTAGTAactaaaaagatattttaaaatctccCCTTTTGTTGCTTTAATATTCCTGACTTTTACTTTTATATGAGCATAACACTGTTTTGTGTTCTTTCCATggtgaaataatgtatgtgaatTGTCAAAATTTTGGTCTTGATAGCATACCTTACCTTTTGTGCTTAATTCTCTTGTGCAATTTTAGGTCAtggcattttcctttttgtttctctaaaCTCTTTGAAATCAAATATCTTAAAGTCCAGACTGTACAATAATAGTAGagctgtgtgattttttttctcccctccatcAAAGGATTTTTAAAGTAGCAGATAAAGGGAATGCcataggaaaaataattttaacaaaaatgCTTATGCCATGGTATCTCAGTTTCCTGTCATTTCTGCTTTGATAGCCACTTCCTTATTGATCACAATAAATTCTGGAATTATAGTTTATCTCAGTGCTTCCTTATCTTTTGAAGAATAAGATTGTCATTGTCAAAAATTTAACTTTCACACAATTTGGTCAGCTGAGGAGTGCAACAGTTACCATTCTATATCTCTCTTTGGTTTTATGGATAATCTTctcactgttttcttttttttttttatgggtaGGAGATGTCTTAATTGGAAATAAATGATACAAACATTTACAAAGTTAAAAGAGCTAACTTTGATTAATGAAACCAAAAGGCTTCTGCACAAACAAATTTAATGCAGTTAGAATAGGAAAACATTTTTGCATCAAATTTCTGTGGTAAGAGTTTAGTAGATAAGCTACACAAATATACACTcaaatgtgtatgtgtttctagaagtatacacatatacatatgcttatgtatttgtgtatgtgtaaaaccAAAAGACATTGGAGCTGAGAATTAGGACAATCActtgggaaagcaatttggagttatgcaAATAAAGTTACTGAAAATGCTCATATCCTTTATCCTACAGATTTCATTATGGTTTTATTCACCAAATAGACCATTGTCAAGAAAAAAGTCTCCATATGTGCCAAAATATTATTGTAACACTTTTTGTGAGGGCAGAGTCCATAACAGAGGATatgtccatcaattagagaatggtaaaagaaaaaaaaaaaaggtggtacATGAGTGTAACAGAATGTGActgtgccatgagaaatgatgaatgtggtGATCATTGAGAAGCACAAAAAATCTACATGAACTGCTGCAGAGCCATAACACACacagataaatttttaaatgaatcgtggaaaactataaaatgtaagagacttgaaagaagagacTTAAGAAGACATTTCCATCCACTTTTTCACAGAGGTAGGAGATTAATAAGTATTATATAATGCACAtattttcaggctttttcattttattactgagttatgctgatttttttcctcttcatttcctttttcatttttttatttatttttagttttcaacattcatttccacaagattttgagttacaaattttctccctatctctccccttccctactgCAAAATgtagtgcattctgattatcccttcccccagtctactctcccttctgtcacatccctccctttccttatccccatcttctctcttttcttgtagggcaagatctCACcgttttctaaattcttttcaaGATGGTTTCTGACATCCACATTtgattgaaactgctctctctaaagttaccaattgGGGAATTCACAAATTGGCAAATCAAATGTGCTTTTCCAGTCCTCACCTTTCATGAACAGTCTGATGATGCTTTTCACACTGTCGGTCACCTTCTTCTCATGTATTCTGCTCTAGCTTCTTGTGACACTGATCTTCCCTTTATCTCTTGACTCCCACTAATTGAAAATGTACCCCCAAGACTTGTCCtggactcttttttcttttccttctttactatttcacttggtgatctcatcagcttccatatCTTCAGTAATCCTCTTTATGCACATGATTATCAGATTTATCTATCCCTCCCTTATCTCtgtcctgacctccagtcttgcatctccagccACCTATTAGAAATCTCAAACTGTACAAAGTATacacatcttaaactcatcatgTGCAAAACTTTACTCATAATCTATTCCCTTTGACCCCCAAGTctcccctcttctaaacttcttCATTGAAGTTgatggcaccaccatccttctagttcaCCCAGTTTCTCAACCCAATAGTCATCTTTAGCCTCTTACTGTCTCCACTCACCTCCAGTACAATCAGTGGCCAATTCCTGTTGATTCTATGTTCACAGCTCTCTAATATATGACCCCTCCTCTACATTGACCTTGCCACCACCTTGGTACAGGTCATTATCACCTTAGGTTTGAACTTTTGCACTAGCTTCCTTGTCTCACTCCTTTATTCAGTCCTCCTCTGAACTATCAAAGTTATATTTCCAAAGTTTAGGTCTGACCAAGTTCCTTTGTTATTCATCATGCCTTATTCCAGTGACTCTTCATTGATTccatgatcaaatacaaaatcctatgGCTTTTGGAGCCTTTCATAACCTGTATCCTTGACTTTCCAGTCTTAAACTCCCATGTAGTTTTAAGTGcagtgacactgtcctccttgctgtttctcgtACAAGACCCGCCCATCTCCTGATTATCTTAATTTTGCCTGGCTATTTCACATGCCtagcattccttccttcctcatctctgccctctggtatccttgacttcttctgagtcTCAGCTAATATTCTACTTTGTGTAGtaaaccttttctgatcctcctgAATGTTAGTGACTTTCCTGTTAttatatccaccccaaatgtatACGTGGACTttttgtacccaacctgtggcaAAGCCttcagagctcatattggtctgatcaggcatagtcagacacactataGTATGACTTCAACATAATGgtgtcatttttatcttctttgagaacaacCAATTTGATAGCAACCAATCACATTCCTCTGAGAGTATCACCAATTTATCCagtgtatattttgtttgtacatggttgtttgtatatggtcttcctctctctccatcagATTGAGCTCCGTGAAAAAAGGTATTGTTTTTGTGGGGTGTTTTTTTAATCCCCGTGACGTTACAAAGTGCCTGAAACATAATAAaggcttcataaatacttgttgacagcTGCCTTCTTCAAGTGGCCTCATTCCCTCCACTGCTAGTTCTTTTCCTCTAAGATTACCTCTGATtatgcctctgtgtgtgtatgtgtgtatttttggtGAGTTGGCATGTTATTTCtaccactagaatgtaagctcatggAATGTAggagctggttttttttttcttgcattcctAGTGTTTAGTATGGTgctaagtgcttattaaatgcttgttgacctgacTTGAGAAGGTGTTCCAAACTGCTGAAGTCTTCCATCCCTACACATATGAAAtgttaatttatatataattattatatatttttatatttgttgctCAGTCTTTTTAGTCATGTGACCccattgtgaccccattgggttttcttggcaaagttacaagagtggtttgccattttctcctccagaccattttacagatgagaaagctgaggccaacaggagttaagtgacttgcataggatcacacatctagtaaatgtctgaggccagacttgaactcagaaagatgagtcttcctgattccaggcctccTGCTCTGTCCATGGTACCACATAGCTACCTgaactacacatacataaaaaGATTACCCCATCTCATAAAATACAGATTAaagtactttttatttctttgatttaaaTACATCCTCTATTAGATAACTGCTATATCCATTTTGATGTGCAGAAGAATGGTTGAGACTATGTGGGGGAgtggtggtgacctgcacatgtAATTTCACCATTATAGGAATTGCTTGTAgagacttgaaatttttttctctatgcATATTGATAAATCAACTACTACTAAATACTCAGGGATAGTCACATTGAAGTACCAAGGCATTATGGGAGGTTAAATGTCTTTCCCATGACTGCTCATGTAATTGATACCTGAAGCAGTGCTTGAACCAGTTTTCCCAGACTCTGAAGGCTGGTCCCCCATTCCCTGTATGTGAAACCTCTTTCTGTTTCCTCTAAGGAATGACTGGCTAAAGGAGCAGACCTTTCAGAATATTTATTTAGGGATAACCATTTGAATGAAAGCTGAATGTAATTTCTATTTCTAAAGAGATTtcagtgacattttaaaatacattggTGACAGTTCCTAGACTTTTACATATTGATTTCCCCTCTCTTACACCATGGAAATTGCCTAGTTtcattcttcctttgttttcttgtACAACTTTCTTAACAAATTGGTTAAGTCATTGGAGAAAACTCTGGAAATCATCCATAATGTGGTTCTAAAATTTAAGAAGTTGTGatgaaaataggaaaagagataGAAATTAGATGAATTTTATCATTGACTTAGAGCAAAAAGTGAAAGAAGGGATTGAGCAGCCACTTGGAAGCTTTTCTTGTTTATGAGGAAATATCAAGAGGAATCTTTGCTACCTTTTGCCAGTGAAAATAAGAGTTTTTATCATTGTTATACtcttttctttgaagattttGTTTGAAgataatctttcctttttttttttgataatattCGGGTCATTGCTTTTGGTAGGCCTTTCATTTACCATTTTAGGTTTCAACAACAAATGGTTTGATCTTAAATTAACAGATTTTAAGTACACCAGAAAATCATTGTTAAGTcacatatatttttttgtttagtttcagGAAACACAACTGATCCTCTGTCCTCTAAGGAGCCTGAAAGTCCTGAGAACATCTCTAGTCAGCTGGAAGACTCTGGCTGTGATGTGTTAAGTGAGAACAGAACTGATCCTTCAGAACTGTCCCAGAATGTTGAAGAgagttttccttcttcttctgagATTTCTGTATATCGACTGCCCATTGCAAAAAGTCATTGTGCCTTCCAAGAGAAAACTTTATCTTCTCACCTGCAATTTTTGCAACATGTGCTTGAACTGAAGAACTTGACAGAATCTGGTAGTTTGAAAACAGATTTAAACAAGTTTGAAAGTGACTGTTCCACAGTATCTGATTCTGTTTTTCGGTTGCTTGATGGCCTGATAATTTTTTACAGTGACCCTAAACTCcctttctcaaactttttgacaGAAGCAGTTTGTATTTTGACTAGGTTAATCGATGATTGTAATTTATCTAATCACatacttaaaaaatgtttcaagaagTTGGAAGAATTTGAGAAA
The DNA window shown above is from Notamacropus eugenii isolate mMacEug1 chromosome 2, mMacEug1.pri_v2, whole genome shotgun sequence and carries:
- the MEI4 gene encoding meiosis-specific protein MEI4 isoform X2; protein product: MNCCRAITHTDKFLNESWKTIKCKRLERRDLRRHFHPLFHRVSGNTTDPLSSKEPESPENISSQLEDSGCDVLSENRTDPSELSQNVEESFPSSSEISVYRLPIAKSHCAFQEKTLSSHLQFLQHVLELKNLTESGSLKTDLNKFESDCSTVSDSVFRLLDGLIIFYSDPKLPFSNFLTEAVCILTRLIDDCNLSNHILKKCFKKLEEFEKTLVQVILRNSNINRFQVQHCISYSLVMLGKCSFLRKPVISLLLSEVNNFSEELRNMNQVQAGYDVTHYENIFSVFWVLEQLLQNGTEDILMPGIGPEEQETKKFLEQLDQTILHLSDEFPLFTLYIWRVGVFLNSAQIRTVENSSPP